The following proteins are co-located in the Lentibacillus sp. JNUCC-1 genome:
- a CDS encoding nitroreductase family protein, which translates to MTTDHSIENTRIPEYDVDPLFIERWSPRSFTDKEIPKQVLHSVLEAAKWAPSASNWQPWRFIIAQTKADREKFHSFIFDSNRAWCEQAPVLILFISKKTMPDGRPNPFHQMDTGAAWASIAFQAKMLGLATHGMGGFDREKAREVLEVPDEYEINHIAAIGYQGAAEALPEQFREREKPSSRNPLSEIVFEGEFGREVEGI; encoded by the coding sequence ATGACAACTGACCATTCCATTGAAAACACGCGTATTCCCGAATATGATGTTGATCCGTTATTCATTGAGCGTTGGTCACCACGTTCATTTACCGATAAAGAAATTCCCAAGCAAGTGTTACACAGCGTTCTGGAAGCGGCCAAATGGGCCCCGTCCGCCTCGAATTGGCAGCCATGGCGTTTTATCATCGCTCAAACAAAAGCCGACCGCGAAAAATTCCACTCATTCATTTTTGACAGCAACCGTGCATGGTGTGAGCAAGCCCCGGTCCTAATTCTGTTCATTTCAAAAAAGACCATGCCAGATGGCCGGCCAAATCCATTTCATCAGATGGATACAGGTGCAGCATGGGCAAGCATTGCTTTCCAAGCCAAAATGCTCGGGCTTGCAACCCATGGCATGGGCGGGTTTGACCGGGAGAAGGCCCGCGAAGTTCTGGAAGTCCCGGATGAATACGAAATCAACCACATCGCTGCCATCGGCTATCAAGGTGCAGCGGAAGCACTTCCGGAACAATTCCGTGAGCGTGAGAAACCATCATCCCGAAACCCGCTGTCAGAAATCGTATTTGAAGGGGAATTTGGCCGGGAAGTGGAAGGGATCTAA
- a CDS encoding BTAD domain-containing putative transcriptional regulator, producing the protein MVHIPIIVSQFAPPANRGREVQRRLLNKKLQDIPSAPVTLMHGGAGYGKSTALAAFASDLSHTPSWYTISKNDDDIFPFLTKVCHAIKQHHPSFGGALLDEIAQIDGYAQTEDVYTLVSAFINETVRHQKTIILILDDFHHVSASQEIEAWILLLLEHMPDNLHLVLSTRKKPQWDIVTTMKVKGDLLEISQADLTLATDEMQFMLEDVYGLTVEESDVDSISDLTEGWAIAFNMLAQQLASGQSPSYVLANRHNSLKDLFDYLAAEVLAKQPPDIQRFLLQSSVLDVLTPDACDAVLLRQDSQTVLRDLLERNVFIAQGNQDTYRYHALFKAFLENRLEKNDLEAHDQLHERAAVYYQRQGATDLVMFHQQKRGSDEAVAKLLHEHGMDMLASGRLQALYDMLMTVPERYKEMYPVLYFCQGEIERYRSLYETAEKHYEQIIRIVPGYDQQHFDLMGLAFEGKARIYLDTIQPDKAERFIKQAIDMREKANAPKKDMGKLYILMAENLLNSGYAAKAEAWLGRAEKEGLTLENSNLQARIYLRTGKLAKAKATLQKRQQTTPSLTHKHLPQAHRETDILLSIIEAFMGNAEASKAHAAAGIDLGLAIQSPFVEACGWMRMGHAVQLLDRYDKHLARECYETALGIMEKINVSRGKAEPHMGLSIVYAADHQFDQAERHARNGLQETEKVNDRWLSALIKVSTGLTYVYQGEYVAAQAVFRDVEADMLICGDRYILMVCGFWQAYIAQQTGAEDQFEAAMKLFLEEMEAGDYDFFILRRTTFGPRDMQNLVPMLMTAKQQELAPYYLGKLFELLEIDKGMTNHPGYTLMIDTLGGLEVVLGKSEDEPCQWQREKSKELFGLFITNRGRPVQKSEIYDALWPDETEDGAGKKFKVTFNALLKTLEPNRKAREDSFFITRKGSAYVFHADRSCELDVVTFEHMVNAGIKEKDMQHAKDLLEKGLQYYRGAYLADMPHAEWSQSERERLQLLYLHGAEKMAQLFVRLLDFTACIEWCEHILQTDPTWEEAYRLMMYSYYQKDNRPQAIRWYERCCDILDGELGVEPMASTQDMYHLIIESEHVRID; encoded by the coding sequence ATGGTACACATACCGATCATCGTCAGCCAGTTTGCACCGCCCGCCAACAGGGGACGAGAGGTGCAGCGGCGTCTATTGAATAAAAAGCTTCAGGACATTCCATCGGCGCCGGTCACACTCATGCACGGAGGGGCCGGCTACGGGAAAAGCACGGCGTTGGCTGCGTTTGCGTCAGACTTGAGCCACACGCCATCATGGTACACGATTTCCAAAAATGACGATGATATCTTTCCGTTTTTGACAAAGGTTTGTCATGCGATCAAGCAACACCACCCTTCATTTGGCGGGGCGCTGCTCGATGAGATTGCACAAATTGACGGGTATGCACAGACAGAGGATGTGTATACACTCGTTTCGGCATTCATTAACGAAACCGTCCGCCACCAGAAGACGATCATCCTCATCTTGGATGACTTTCATCATGTGTCAGCATCTCAGGAAATAGAAGCGTGGATTTTGCTGCTGCTTGAACATATGCCGGACAACCTGCACCTCGTTCTGTCCACGCGCAAGAAGCCGCAGTGGGATATCGTAACAACGATGAAGGTGAAAGGTGATCTGCTGGAGATTTCTCAGGCGGATTTGACACTCGCAACAGATGAAATGCAATTTATGCTGGAAGATGTGTACGGCCTCACAGTAGAAGAGTCGGATGTGGACAGCATATCTGACTTGACAGAAGGCTGGGCGATTGCATTCAATATGCTGGCACAACAACTGGCAAGCGGCCAATCTCCGTCATATGTCCTTGCCAATCGGCACAACTCACTCAAGGATTTGTTCGATTATTTGGCTGCAGAAGTGCTGGCAAAGCAGCCGCCCGATATACAGCGGTTTCTGCTGCAGTCGAGCGTCTTGGACGTGCTGACACCTGACGCATGTGATGCGGTACTCCTGCGTCAAGATTCCCAGACCGTTTTGCGGGACTTGCTTGAGCGCAATGTGTTTATTGCACAAGGGAACCAGGACACTTACCGTTATCACGCGCTGTTCAAAGCCTTCCTGGAAAATCGCTTGGAAAAAAACGACCTTGAGGCGCATGATCAGCTTCACGAACGGGCAGCAGTCTATTATCAACGCCAGGGTGCGACTGACCTGGTTATGTTTCATCAGCAAAAACGCGGGTCTGATGAAGCAGTGGCCAAGCTGCTGCATGAGCACGGAATGGATATGCTTGCGTCCGGGCGTCTGCAAGCCCTGTACGACATGCTGATGACAGTGCCGGAGAGGTACAAAGAAATGTACCCGGTTCTGTATTTTTGTCAGGGAGAAATAGAACGGTACCGGTCGCTGTATGAAACAGCGGAGAAACATTACGAGCAAATCATTCGGATTGTCCCCGGCTATGATCAGCAGCATTTTGATTTAATGGGGCTCGCCTTTGAAGGCAAAGCACGGATCTATCTTGATACGATCCAGCCGGACAAGGCCGAACGGTTCATCAAACAGGCGATTGATATGCGGGAAAAGGCGAACGCCCCTAAGAAAGATATGGGCAAGTTGTACATACTCATGGCGGAGAATCTGCTGAATTCCGGTTATGCGGCCAAAGCTGAAGCATGGTTGGGCCGGGCTGAAAAAGAAGGACTGACACTTGAAAACAGCAATCTTCAAGCCCGGATCTACCTTAGAACAGGAAAACTGGCCAAAGCCAAAGCCACACTCCAGAAACGCCAGCAAACCACACCGAGTCTCACACATAAACACCTGCCGCAAGCCCACCGGGAAACAGATATATTGCTGTCGATCATTGAAGCGTTTATGGGGAATGCCGAAGCAAGCAAGGCCCATGCCGCAGCAGGCATTGATCTTGGACTCGCCATTCAGTCTCCATTTGTCGAGGCATGTGGCTGGATGCGGATGGGGCATGCGGTTCAGCTTTTGGACCGATATGACAAACATCTGGCCCGTGAATGTTACGAGACCGCACTCGGGATCATGGAAAAAATCAATGTCTCTCGCGGGAAAGCCGAGCCGCATATGGGTTTATCGATCGTGTACGCGGCCGATCATCAGTTTGATCAGGCAGAGCGTCATGCACGGAACGGGTTGCAGGAGACGGAGAAAGTCAACGACCGCTGGCTCAGTGCCCTAATCAAAGTAAGCACGGGTCTGACATATGTATACCAGGGTGAATACGTTGCAGCACAGGCTGTCTTTCGTGATGTTGAAGCAGACATGCTGATCTGTGGTGACCGCTATATTCTGATGGTGTGCGGCTTTTGGCAAGCATATATTGCCCAGCAGACCGGCGCGGAAGACCAGTTCGAAGCGGCAATGAAGCTGTTTCTTGAAGAGATGGAAGCTGGGGACTACGACTTTTTCATCTTGCGGCGGACGACGTTTGGCCCGAGAGACATGCAAAACCTAGTCCCAATGCTGATGACTGCAAAACAGCAAGAACTTGCACCGTATTATCTCGGAAAACTATTTGAATTACTTGAAATTGACAAGGGTATGACGAATCACCCTGGTTACACCCTCATGATCGACACACTGGGCGGACTTGAGGTCGTGCTCGGAAAATCAGAAGACGAACCGTGCCAGTGGCAGCGTGAAAAATCCAAAGAACTGTTTGGACTCTTCATTACGAACCGAGGACGACCTGTGCAAAAGTCGGAGATCTATGACGCTCTGTGGCCAGATGAAACCGAAGATGGAGCCGGAAAGAAATTTAAAGTTACGTTTAATGCCCTCCTCAAAACACTCGAGCCCAATCGCAAAGCTCGGGAAGACTCCTTTTTTATCACCCGAAAAGGCAGTGCTTACGTTTTCCATGCCGACAGAAGCTGTGAACTAGATGTCGTGACGTTTGAACATATGGTCAATGCCGGAATTAAGGAAAAAGACATGCAACATGCCAAAGATTTGCTGGAAAAAGGGCTGCAGTATTACAGAGGGGCTTATCTCGCCGACATGCCGCATGCGGAGTGGTCTCAGAGTGAACGGGAGCGGCTCCAGCTCTTATACCTGCACGGTGCGGAAAAGATGGCCCAGTTGTTTGTCCGGCTTCTCGACTTTACGGCTTGCATCGAATGGTGTGAGCACATTCTCCAAACAGATCCGACCTGGGAGGAAGCCTACCGGTTAATGATGTACAGCTACTATCAGAAAGACAACCGTCCACAGGCGATCCGCTGGTATGAACGGTGCTGCGATATTCTGGACGGTGAACTCGGTGTGGAGCCGATGGCATCGACCCAGGATATGTACCATTTGATTATAGAATCTGAACACGTCCGGATTGATTGA
- a CDS encoding cation:proton antiporter produces the protein MENLDLHHIVQLGLFLLMIAAGITAIAKKFDKPYPIALVIVGAIIGLSNIAVLEPLKDFITEGEIFNFVIITLFLPALLGEAALKLPFSHLNANRAPILTLAFGGTFLSFLVVGFLSLWLLDFPIAAAFVFAAVMSATDPVSVLSIFKGLGVNKKLSTIIEGESLFNDGLAVVLFNISAFSLVAYMDMGLGGVGMGLWDFIKVVSLGIVIGSVFGLGFSRLTRYFDDYPLEIIFSIILFYGSFLLAESAGASGVIAVVVGALVFGNYGAKIGMSPTTKLNINNFWDVAALLANSLVFLMVGLEIARINVHEKWGLIFLAIAIVLVARSAAVYLSMAFIRDIPIGWKHVLNWGGLRGSLSIALVLSLPRDFPAREDILLVAFSVVLFSLLIQGLSIKTLLGRLGITQKREGYTEYEKVIADSHQYEAAIEEIQRVKDNLFVTRAVSQEVVDGYKEKLAALHSESDKLLEQYPELKQEQQVVLKKYALYAQYDAIESLQKSDVISADIADQEKDVITKKLVELEDDE, from the coding sequence ATGGAAAATCTGGATCTCCACCACATCGTACAGCTCGGCCTGTTCCTGCTCATGATCGCAGCAGGCATCACCGCTATTGCGAAAAAATTTGATAAACCCTATCCGATTGCGCTCGTCATTGTCGGCGCCATCATTGGGCTGTCCAATATCGCTGTCTTGGAGCCTTTGAAAGATTTCATTACAGAAGGCGAAATCTTTAACTTTGTCATCATTACGTTATTTCTGCCGGCGCTTTTGGGTGAAGCTGCGCTGAAATTGCCGTTTTCCCACCTCAATGCCAACAGGGCTCCCATTCTGACCCTCGCTTTTGGCGGCACATTTCTCTCCTTTCTTGTGGTCGGTTTCCTGTCACTGTGGCTGCTCGATTTCCCGATCGCGGCTGCATTTGTGTTCGCAGCTGTCATGAGTGCCACAGACCCGGTGAGTGTGCTGTCGATTTTCAAAGGCCTCGGGGTGAACAAAAAACTCTCCACCATCATTGAAGGGGAAAGTCTGTTTAACGATGGTCTGGCCGTCGTCTTGTTTAACATCTCGGCATTCTCGCTTGTGGCTTACATGGACATGGGGCTCGGCGGTGTCGGTATGGGCTTGTGGGATTTTATCAAAGTCGTTTCCCTCGGGATCGTGATTGGCAGTGTGTTCGGCTTGGGATTTTCCCGTTTGACCCGTTACTTCGATGACTATCCGCTGGAAATCATCTTCAGCATCATTTTGTTTTATGGTTCCTTTCTGCTCGCTGAAAGTGCAGGTGCATCAGGTGTTATTGCTGTTGTCGTCGGCGCACTTGTTTTCGGAAATTACGGGGCAAAAATCGGGATGAGTCCCACCACCAAATTAAATATCAACAACTTTTGGGACGTTGCCGCCTTGCTTGCAAACTCCCTGGTCTTCCTGATGGTCGGACTGGAAATTGCCCGGATTAATGTTCATGAAAAATGGGGGCTGATCTTCCTAGCCATTGCGATCGTACTGGTTGCCAGAAGTGCAGCGGTTTACCTTAGCATGGCCTTCATCCGCGACATACCGATCGGCTGGAAGCATGTACTCAACTGGGGCGGATTGCGAGGTTCTCTCTCTATTGCACTTGTTCTAAGCCTGCCGCGAGACTTTCCAGCGCGGGAAGATATTCTGCTTGTGGCCTTCAGTGTCGTTCTGTTTTCACTGCTGATTCAGGGTTTGTCCATTAAGACGCTGCTGGGACGGCTTGGCATTACTCAAAAACGGGAAGGCTACACAGAATACGAGAAAGTCATTGCAGATTCTCACCAATACGAAGCCGCCATTGAGGAGATCCAGCGCGTGAAGGACAATTTATTTGTAACCCGGGCCGTGTCTCAAGAAGTTGTCGACGGCTACAAAGAAAAACTCGCGGCCTTGCACAGCGAGTCGGATAAGCTGCTCGAACAGTATCCCGAATTAAAACAGGAACAGCAGGTTGTTTTGAAAAAGTACGCCCTCTACGCCCAATATGACGCCATCGAGTCCTTGCAGAAAAGTGACGTCATCTCCGCTGACATCGCTGATCAGGAAAAAGACGTGATCACGAAAAAGCTGGTCGAGTTGGAGGATGATGAATAA
- a CDS encoding Rrf2 family transcriptional regulator — MNLKKYTDYGLRVLIFTAMKPEDELASIREISDVYGISTHHLGKIVHQLTKLELIESVRGRYGGIRLAKPAEEMNVGKIVRMLEGDFTILECFDQDTNHCVISPGCTLKHALNHALHAFFTVLDGYTVRDLVTNEQELRELMGI, encoded by the coding sequence ATGAACTTGAAAAAATATACCGATTATGGGCTGCGTGTGTTGATCTTTACCGCGATGAAGCCGGAAGATGAGCTGGCGAGCATCCGGGAGATTTCCGATGTGTATGGCATTTCCACCCATCACCTCGGCAAAATTGTGCACCAGCTGACCAAGCTTGAATTGATTGAATCAGTCCGCGGACGCTATGGCGGCATACGACTCGCCAAGCCGGCTGAAGAAATGAATGTGGGGAAGATTGTGCGCATGCTCGAAGGTGATTTTACAATTCTGGAATGCTTTGATCAAGACACCAATCATTGTGTAATCTCACCGGGTTGCACGTTAAAACACGCACTAAATCACGCTCTACATGCCTTTTTTACTGTGCTTGATGGCTATACGGTAAGAGATCTCGTCACAAATGAGCAAGAACTGCGTGAACTGATGGGGATTTAG
- a CDS encoding tellurite resistance/C4-dicarboxylate transporter family protein, with translation MMINVFKQHLEDFFPGYFALVMATGALSIGSHLLEMTVVSKALLFINIGAYLILWVITLLRLGWFPTRLIDDLTSHTRGPSFFTLVAGTSVFGSQLIIVGGLHTVAFYLWGLAVLLWLVIMYTFFFAVTVRRDKPTLAEGINGAWLIAAVATQSISILGTLLIPFVNHGQSVVLFFTLCMYFLGCMLYLNIITLIFYRFTFLNLKFSALTPPYWINMGAVAITTLAGSTLILHAEHWELIDEITPFLKGFTLFFWITGSWWIPLLFMLMIWRHAVNRYPLTYDPQLWGMVFPLAMYTTSTFQLSKALDFGPLTVIPHFMVYVALLAWVFVMLGLVHHLYKDVLVRQPR, from the coding sequence ATGATGATTAACGTATTCAAACAGCATCTTGAAGATTTCTTTCCCGGGTATTTTGCATTGGTGATGGCGACCGGGGCCTTGTCAATCGGTAGTCATTTGCTTGAGATGACAGTGGTTTCCAAGGCTTTGCTTTTTATCAATATCGGTGCCTATCTCATATTGTGGGTGATTACGCTGCTCCGTCTGGGTTGGTTTCCAACGAGACTCATAGACGATCTGACAAGCCACACCCGCGGTCCATCTTTCTTCACGCTTGTGGCCGGCACCAGTGTGTTTGGCAGCCAGCTAATCATTGTCGGCGGGCTTCATACGGTGGCATTTTATTTGTGGGGACTGGCGGTGCTGTTGTGGCTGGTGATCATGTATACTTTTTTCTTCGCTGTGACGGTACGGCGGGACAAACCGACCCTTGCTGAAGGCATTAACGGCGCGTGGTTGATTGCTGCGGTGGCGACACAATCTATATCCATACTTGGCACACTTTTGATCCCTTTTGTGAATCATGGTCAGTCAGTCGTCCTGTTTTTTACATTATGCATGTACTTTCTCGGATGTATGCTCTATCTGAACATTATTACGTTAATTTTCTACAGGTTCACCTTTTTAAATTTAAAATTCTCAGCCCTCACGCCGCCTTACTGGATTAATATGGGGGCAGTGGCGATCACGACATTGGCGGGGTCCACGCTGATCCTTCATGCCGAGCATTGGGAGCTCATCGATGAAATCACGCCCTTTCTCAAAGGATTTACATTGTTTTTCTGGATCACGGGCTCATGGTGGATTCCATTATTATTCATGCTCATGATCTGGCGCCATGCGGTGAACCGATACCCGCTCACCTATGATCCGCAGTTATGGGGGATGGTGTTCCCGCTTGCTATGTATACAACGAGCACGTTCCAGTTATCAAAAGCGCTTGATTTTGGGCCGCTAACGGTCATTCCGCACTTCATGGTGTACGTGGCGCTCTTGGCATGGGTTTTCGTTATGCTCGGACTTGTTCATCATTTGTATAAAGATGTTTTGGTGCGACAACCGCGTTGA
- the hmpA gene encoding NO-inducible flavohemoprotein, whose translation MTTQTTSVLDHETRDIIKTTVPVLQEHGTQITKRFYELMLGNHPELKNIFNMTNQRKGDQPKALANTVYAAAANIDNLENILPVVKQIAHKHKSLNIKPEQYPIVGKHLLLAIKDVLGDAATDDIMEAWEKAYGVIADVFISVERDMYQEDLNKVGGWVDFRNFKVVKKVVESDVITSFYLEPVDGEPFPAYEPGQYITVKVNVDGSPYTHLRQYSLSCAPGEGHYRISVKREDGLNGLPDGVVSTHLHANVDEGSILPISAPAGDFFLDQSDHRPLVLMSGGVGLTPMMSMLETAVRTQPEREIIFIHAAQSSKVHAMRDRVTEISEKHANVKSYVVYGSPCEGDACDKEGYIDAEWLGNVVPTNDAAFYFCGPKGFMRAAYQILKTHHVSDADINFEIFGPAEDITA comes from the coding sequence ATGACAACTCAAACGACTTCCGTATTGGACCATGAAACAAGAGATATTATTAAAACAACCGTACCTGTTTTGCAGGAACATGGAACTCAGATTACCAAACGTTTTTATGAATTGATGCTCGGCAATCACCCTGAACTGAAGAACATTTTCAACATGACCAACCAGCGAAAAGGCGATCAGCCCAAGGCACTTGCCAACACGGTATACGCCGCTGCTGCCAATATTGATAACCTGGAAAACATCCTCCCTGTCGTAAAGCAAATTGCCCATAAACATAAGAGCCTCAACATCAAGCCGGAACAATATCCGATCGTCGGCAAGCACCTCTTGCTCGCCATTAAAGACGTGCTCGGTGATGCGGCCACTGACGACATAATGGAAGCCTGGGAAAAAGCTTACGGCGTGATTGCGGATGTCTTTATCAGTGTTGAAAGAGATATGTATCAGGAGGATTTGAACAAGGTCGGCGGATGGGTAGACTTCCGCAACTTTAAAGTCGTGAAAAAGGTTGTGGAAAGTGACGTCATCACGTCCTTCTACCTGGAGCCAGTGGACGGCGAACCGTTTCCGGCTTATGAACCCGGCCAGTATATTACCGTTAAAGTGAACGTAGACGGCTCACCATACACCCATCTGCGTCAATACAGCTTGTCTTGTGCTCCGGGAGAAGGCCACTACCGCATTTCTGTCAAGCGTGAAGACGGACTGAACGGGCTCCCAGACGGTGTTGTTTCAACGCATTTACATGCCAACGTGGATGAAGGCAGCATTCTTCCAATCAGCGCACCAGCCGGAGACTTCTTCTTGGACCAGTCAGACCATCGACCGTTGGTGCTCATGAGCGGCGGTGTCGGCCTGACCCCGATGATGAGCATGCTCGAAACCGCTGTGCGCACACAGCCCGAACGCGAAATCATCTTTATTCATGCAGCTCAGTCCAGCAAGGTCCATGCCATGAGAGACCGTGTGACTGAGATCAGTGAGAAACATGCTAATGTGAAAAGTTATGTCGTCTATGGTTCCCCTTGCGAAGGTGACGCATGTGACAAGGAAGGCTATATTGACGCAGAATGGCTTGGCAATGTCGTGCCAACAAACGATGCCGCCTTTTACTTCTGCGGACCAAAAGGCTTCATGCGTGCGGCTTATCAGATTTTAAAAACACATCATGTCAGTGATGCTGATATTAACTTTGAAATCTTTGGGCCAGCTGAGGATATTACGGCGTAG
- a CDS encoding aminotransferase class V-fold PLP-dependent enzyme produces MNKDHLIKTFEQARGYFPALTETPESEPIYYLDNSAGTQVSRFVTDRINTFFTDHNAQKGTIFKREKRMSEKILEARQLAADLVGAKDHTEIALGLNASSFFQAMAHHLARDFKPGDHIVVSEIGHWSNIDPWQELEERGIHVHMWRGDADGNLDWAHFDELLALSPKVVAVGWVSNATGTISDIKKVAEAAHKAGALVVVDAVQQVPHLPTDFTDADIDFAAFSGYKVFGPHLGFGYFNRQHPERLEGYRIKEMLSQDATAFEIGTQNHEGIHGFIGAMAYLEQFSKDGVRNGLSADIAHVPATAGEERRKLYHAMHLIKAYEQILSDYFFEKLSGIEGVELYGVTARDRLEERVPVFAFNIEGWSAEEIGSKLDAFGIEARTGNFHNNDVKQLAKRFGGSAVRISMIHYNALADIDYLFQCLEQILDVKVS; encoded by the coding sequence ATGAATAAGGATCATTTAATAAAAACGTTTGAGCAGGCGCGCGGTTATTTCCCGGCATTGACGGAAACGCCCGAATCAGAGCCCATTTATTATTTGGATAACTCTGCCGGCACACAGGTTTCCAGGTTTGTAACCGATCGAATCAATACTTTTTTTACGGACCACAATGCCCAAAAAGGAACGATTTTCAAACGGGAAAAGCGAATGTCTGAGAAAATCCTTGAGGCACGGCAATTAGCAGCCGATTTGGTCGGCGCCAAAGACCATACCGAGATTGCGCTCGGTCTGAATGCCTCATCCTTTTTCCAGGCGATGGCCCACCATTTGGCCAGAGATTTCAAACCGGGAGACCATATTGTTGTGTCTGAAATTGGTCATTGGAGCAACATCGACCCGTGGCAAGAGCTTGAGGAACGAGGCATCCACGTCCACATGTGGCGCGGTGATGCGGACGGCAATCTGGATTGGGCTCATTTTGACGAATTGCTCGCATTGTCACCAAAAGTGGTGGCGGTTGGCTGGGTGTCCAACGCCACAGGAACGATTTCTGACATTAAAAAAGTGGCTGAGGCAGCACACAAGGCCGGTGCGCTTGTCGTGGTTGATGCTGTGCAGCAAGTCCCGCATTTACCCACTGACTTTACAGATGCGGACATAGACTTTGCCGCTTTTTCAGGTTACAAAGTGTTTGGCCCCCACCTTGGATTCGGTTATTTTAATAGACAACATCCAGAGCGGCTCGAAGGCTATAGAATCAAAGAAATGCTTAGCCAGGACGCGACTGCTTTTGAAATTGGCACCCAGAATCATGAGGGCATTCACGGCTTTATCGGTGCTATGGCATATCTCGAGCAGTTTTCCAAAGATGGGGTTCGGAATGGACTGTCTGCAGATATCGCTCATGTGCCGGCGACTGCGGGTGAAGAACGACGTAAACTTTACCATGCTATGCATCTGATAAAAGCGTACGAGCAGATTCTATCAGACTACTTTTTTGAAAAGCTGAGCGGCATCGAGGGTGTAGAGTTATATGGTGTGACTGCGCGCGACCGCTTGGAGGAACGTGTACCGGTGTTTGCGTTTAATATTGAAGGCTGGTCCGCTGAGGAGATCGGAAGCAAGCTTGATGCGTTTGGGATCGAGGCCCGAACCGGCAATTTCCATAATAACGATGTTAAGCAGCTGGCCAAACGTTTCGGCGGTTCGGCCGTTCGCATCAGTATGATCCATTACAATGCCTTAGCAGACATCGATTATTTATTCCAGTGTCTGGAGCAGATTTTAGATGTGAAGGTGAGCTAG
- a CDS encoding RNA polymerase sigma factor: MNIDELYSAYFNDVYRFIFSLTKNRSLTEDIVQETFTRAFLNMNSYRNPPNKAWLFTVSRHMYYDHLRKNKKTADVDYDFSMLPDSEVTPEDQLFRKENIQNLQKEIMNLKDRYRDAIRYVYIEELNYKEAAAEMDVTVSNFKSIVFRAKRKLKRALEGKDEPLE, translated from the coding sequence ATGAATATTGATGAGCTGTATAGTGCCTATTTTAACGATGTTTATCGATTCATTTTTTCGTTAACAAAAAACAGATCTCTAACAGAAGACATTGTTCAGGAAACATTCACCCGGGCGTTTTTAAATATGAACAGCTACAGAAATCCGCCCAATAAAGCGTGGCTATTCACCGTTTCCCGCCATATGTATTACGATCATTTAAGAAAAAACAAAAAGACAGCAGATGTCGACTACGACTTTTCAATGCTTCCTGATTCTGAGGTTACACCCGAGGACCAACTGTTCAGAAAAGAAAACATTCAAAACCTGCAGAAAGAAATCATGAATCTCAAAGATCGTTATCGTGATGCCATTCGGTATGTGTATATTGAAGAATTAAATTACAAGGAAGCTGCTGCGGAAATGGATGTGACGGTTTCAAACTTTAAAAGTATAGTGTTCCGAGCTAAACGCAAACTGAAACGCGCTTTGGAAGGAAAGGATGAACCTCTTGAATAG